One segment of Bombus pascuorum chromosome 6, iyBomPasc1.1, whole genome shotgun sequence DNA contains the following:
- the LOC132908342 gene encoding ADP-ribose pyrophosphatase, mitochondrial, translated as MIELKSSLFYFMRMVIIRMIHYKCRQGFYPSSNVKRFEVPENKVAWNIKYLEYKPIKYTAPSLKGKPWADLEIDDISFQPKWNAVDGNVNRKSFTNDYDINEDGYPLNPIGRTGIIGRGLLGRWGPNHAADPIVTRWKQDITGVTEINKDTNKPILEFVAIQRQDSGEWAIPGGMVDPGETVSRTLKREFMEEAMNSLKRDRAENEELEKSMRKFFEQGEEIYKGYVDDPRNTDNAWMETVALNFHDHDNNVLGNIKLVAGDDALNVQWMDIDRNLNLYANHSEFIRKTAEKRNAHW; from the exons atgATCGAACTTAAAAGTAGTTTGTTTTACTTTATGCGGATGGTAATTATTAGAATGATTCATTATAAATGCAGACAAGGTTTCTATCCATCTAGTAATGTAAAACGTTTCGAAGTACCTGAAAATAAAGTGGCATggaacattaaatatttagaatataagCCAATTAAATATACCGCTCCGAGCCTCAAGGGAAAACCATGGGCAGATTTGGAAATTgatgatatttcatttcaaccaAAATGGAATGCTGTTGATG GAAATGTGAATCGTAAGAGTTTTACAAATGACTATGATATAAATGAAGATGGTTATCCTTTAAATCCCATTGGTCGTACTGGTATCATAGGACGTGGTCTCTTAGGACGATGGGGACCAAATCACGCAGCAGATCCAATTGTGACCCGTTGGAAACAGGATATTACAGGTGTAACAGAAATAAACAAAGATACAAATAAACCAATTTTGGAATTCGTTGCTATACAAAGACAAGATTCTGGAGAATGGGCTATTCCTGGTGGAATGGTTGATCCAGGTGAAACAGTCTCAAGAACTTTAAAAAGAGAATTCATGGAAGAAGCCATGAATTCTCTAAAAAGGGATAGAgcagaaaatgaagaattagaaaaatctatgagaaaattttttgaacagggagaagaaatttataaaggATATGTAGATGATCCTAGAAATACGGATAATGCTTGGATGGAAACTGTAGCTTTAAATTTTCATGATCATGATAATAATGTTCTTGGAAATATAAAGCTAGTGGCTGGTGATGATGCACTTAATGTACAATGGATGgatatcgatagaaatttgaatttatatgcTAATCATAGTGAGTTTATCAGAAAAACAGCAGAAAAACGTAACGCACATTggtaa
- the LOC132908337 gene encoding uncharacterized protein LOC132908337, with product MWKLVARGIRETLERRACRTNVYCQTPQESNIKNEAKANLTCNHKLLLPSFPVFNKEFCGSTKASGTKDKDHDSKWNTKYTWSEAIGWTSVLAVGWVVCQTLCLRRRLFEKEKVDSLKNKLLQVPEVHTSYLLDQILNLKPKHILPIVNCIANNKIHAQENNEAEWKPEKPFGPITIEEALKEATKEFANTHKLTVAQFELQYGLKALEERRYKDAIKHFTAGASLSSAASMFNLGLCHELGLGTLVDHTQAVKHYNDAAERGHADAIYNLGVFHAQGRGGFTVDIDRARSYFIKAAKLGQRQAQHALDLEKHYYQVKRKEIDAIRKNECTNILQHMRNNEDMNHILRKLINYNNVLYTQSEAEFLEDSDYKQTMVECTNCIELVFNIFGLSKRNILPVSVESNNCNVTC from the exons ATGTGGAAATTAGTAGCTCGTGGTATCCGTGAAACTCTGGAACGACGTGCATGTCGTACAAACGTTTATTGTCAAACGCCTCAAGaatcgaatataaaaaatgaggCAAAAGCCAATTTGACGTGTAATCATAAATTGTTACTACCATCTTTTCCTGTCTTTAACAAAGAATTTTGTGGATCAACGAAAGCTAGTGGTACAAAAGACAAAGACCATGATTCCAAATGGAATACAAAATACACTTGGTCAGAAGCTATAGGATGG acaAGCGTATTAGCTGTTGGATGGGTGGTATGCCAAACATTATGTCTTCGCAGAAGGCtctttgaaaaagaaaaagttgatTCCTTAAAAAACAAACTATTACAAGTTCCAGAAGTACATACTTCTTATTTACttgatcaaatattaaatttaaaaccaaAACACATTTTACCTATTGTTAATTGTATCgccaataataaaatacatgcTCAAGAAAACAATGAAGCAGAATGGAAACCAGAAAAGCCATTTGGACCTATCACCATTGAAGAG GCTTTAAAAGAAGCTACCAAAGAATTTGCCAATACTCATAAATTAACTGTGGCTCAATTCGAACTTCAATATGGCTTGAAAGCTTTAGAAGAGAGACGTTATAAAGATgctataaaacattttactgCTGGTGCAAGTTTATCATCTGCTGCTAGTATGTTCAATTTAGGACTGTGTCACGAATTAGGACTTGGAACATTGGTTGATCACACGCAG gctgtcaaacattataacgatGCAGCAGAACGAGGTCATGCAGATGCTATATATAATTTAGGAGTTTTTCATGCTCAAGGCAGAGGTGGTTTTACAGTAGATATTGATAGAGCTCgaagttattttattaaagcaGCAAAGTTAGGACAAAGACAAGCGCAACATGCGCTAGATTTAGAAAAACATTATTACCAAgttaaacgaaaagaaattgatGCAATTCGGAAGAATGAGTGTACAAATATCTTACAGCATATGCGAAATAATGAGGATATGAATCATATTCTTAGAAagctaattaattataataatgtattatatacacaATCAGAAGCAGAATTTTTAGAAGATTCTGATTATAAACAAACCATGGTAGAATGTACGAATTGTATAGAATtagttttcaatatttttggGTTAAgtaaacgaaatatattacCTGTCTCTGTGGAGTCAAATAATTGTAATGTGACATGTTAG